ACAGCGGCTGGAACACCTTGTGGCTCGACGAGGCCAACAATGGCCGCGGCTATTTCGGCTCCGCCGGGGGACGGCTGGTCTATCAGGACACGACGAATCAGAACTGCGCCTCGCAGCTCGACATCGACCGTCCGGTCGAGAGTCTCGTCGGCATCAGGAATGGCGGCAGCCTCGAGCTTCACGGAGTCACCTCTCCAGCCGGCCTCGAAGTGAATGGCTCCACGTTCATCTGGAACGGTGGCACCGGCCTGACCTACGGCACCACGGGAGTGTCCCCGCTGTACGACGTCCACGGCGTCTCCCGCGCCGCGCTCTTCGCCGTGGGTGGTTACGACGCGGGCGTAGGGGCAGCTGAGCCGCGCATCTACCGCTTCAACGTGACAACCGGGCAGTGGCAGACGGAGAACGTGCAATCCATCCCCGGACTGGCCCGACTCAACGGCGTCTGGGTCGTCAACGAGAGGGTCGCATTCGCCGTGGGCAACTCCAACTCCGTCCTGAGGTGGAATGGAACGAGTTGGAGCAAGATGGACTTTCCCGATGACAACGTGGAGAGCCTGACCTCCGTCATCGCCTTCGGCGCCAACCTGGCCTACGCCACCGCGTATAACGGCCGCATCTACCGCTACAACGGCCAGCGCTGGGAGGAGGTCTTCGAGGACACGAGCCTCCGCATCAACGACATCGCGGGCACCAGCCCCGCGGACCTCTGGGTGGTGGGCGAAAATGGTGCCATCCTCCACTGGCCCCAGTGACGAGACTCAGCGCCCCCGCCGCGCCACCACGAAGCGGCGGGTGAAGAGGAACGGCGTGCCCCGCTCGTGCTTCGGGTAGGACTGGCGCAGCAGCGGCCTCAGCGTGTCGAGGAAGGCCCGCCCTTCCTCCTGCCCCAGCGCCGCCAGCACCGGCCGCAGCGTGGTGCCCAGCAGCCACTCCAGCACCGCGTCCTCGCCCGGCAGCACGTGCAGGTACGCCGTCTCCCACGCGTCCACCGTCAGCCCCAGGCCGGACAGCAGCGCCTCGTACGTGGCGAGCGACTCCGCGTGTCCCCGGCGCACCGCTTCCAGCTTCGCGGCGAAGCGCGGTAACGCCCGCACCTCGTCGATGTGCCGGTGCGAGGGCGCCTCGAAGTTGGCCGGCACCTGGAAGGCCAGCACTCCTCCCGGGGCCAGCTTCGCCACCAGTCGCGCCAGCAGCGCATCATGCGCTGGCACCCAGTGCAGCGCCGCGTTGGAGACGAGCACGTCCAGCGGCGCGGGCGGCTCCCAGCCCGCGAGGTCCGCCACCTCGAAGCGCAGGGACTCGGGGGGCGGACGGCGGCGTGCCTCTTCCACCATGGCGTCGGACGAGTCCACGCCGTACACCCGCGCGTCCTTCCACCGCCCGGCCAGCACGCGCGTCAGGTCTCCCGTGCCGCAGCCCAGGTCCGCCACGTGCGCGGGCGCGTCCACGTCCACCCGCATCAGCAATTCGAAGAAGGGACGCTTCCGCTCGTCCCGGAACTGCGAGTACTGCGTCGGGTCCCACATGGCGGCCACCTCCTGGCGGTGCGGCTGACATCGCGCCAGGAGGTGTAGCGCACCGGGCTGCTCAGCGCTTCACTCGCAGCACCTGGAAGCCCCGGCCGGACGTACCGAAGCCGCGCACATTGTCCATCCGCACCACCAGGTCGCCCGAGGGCAACACGCCCCACACGTCCGCCAGGGCGAAGGCGGTGCTGCTCAGCCGCTCGTAGCGCAGCGCTTCGCGCCACGTCACCCCGTCCCCGCTCGTGAAGAGGCGGGCGTACACGTCACCGGGCGCGTGGATGTCTCCCGCGCTCGCCCAGCCCGTCCCCATGGCCCAGCCGCCCCCAGGCACCGGCAGGAGGGAGTATGCGGGGCCCGGCAATTCCAGCAGCGCGTCCACGCGGCCACTCGGGAAGAGGCGCAGCAGCTTCGGGTGCTCGGGCTCGTACAGCGTGGACTGGCCCAGCAGCAGCGAGCCGTCCGCCTGCACCCCACCCGCCACGCCGTTGGCCGCGTACCCTCCGAATATCGACGTCCAGTTGCGCCCGCCATCCGTCGAGCGGAGCACCGCCGACTGGCTCTTGCTGCTCCCCAGCGTGGCCCACAGCGCGCCCGTCGTCGGCTCCGTGAACAGCGAGTAGCCATGCCGGTGCGCCGTGAGGGTGGAGCGCACCGTCCACGTGGCCCCGCCGTCCGTGCTGGCCCACAGGCGTGTCGGCGCGTTGGCGGAAGTGAAGGTCTGGTACTCGAGGAAGAAGAACGTGCTCCCCAGCTCCGCGAAGCTTCGCGGGCCGTAGGCGCGGTAGCTCCCCAGGCTCACCGCGTTGCCCCACGTGCGTCCCCCATCCGTGGAGCGCTGGAGTTGGTAGACGCCGCTGCGGCTCGCCACCGCCAGCAACGTGCCGTTCTTCATCGCGGCCACCACCCAGAGGTTGCCGCCATTCTGCCCGCGCGCCGTGAAGGTGCGCCCACCGTCCGTGCTCGCCACCAGGTTCGAGCGGCCGCCGTCGAGCGCCAGCGCGTACACCGTACCCGCGCCGTCCACCGCGAGCACCTCGTGCGTGGTGTTGGTGTGCACCGGCTCCAGCGTGAAGCTTCCCGACGTGCCTCCGTCCGGCGGAGGCGTTCCGCCGTCCGTGTCCGTGCCTCCGTCCGTGCCTGGGGTGCCTCCGTCGGTGCCCGTGCCCCCATCCGTGCCCGGCGTGCCACCGTCGGTGCCCGTGCCGCCATCCGTGCCCGGCGTGCCGCCATCACTCCCCGAGCCACCATCCGGCGTGCCGCCATCCGAGCCGCCATCCGGTGGAGGCTGTGGCGTCACGGAGAGCGCCACTCGGGACACGGTGCCCCACGAGGCGGCATCGGGCGCGTTGCCATAGAGGCACGGCACCTCGGTGCTCTCCGCGGGCAGCACGTCCACCGCGTTGAGGTAGCCCTTGAACGTCGTGTCTCCGTCCAGCGTCACCGCGCTTCCGAGGACTCCGTCGCGCAGCACGCGGACGCGCAGCTCGTAGTGCTCGTTCAGCACGCGCATGCGGTTGTAGAAGACATACAGCGTGTCGCCGATGCGCGTGGTCGCCGCCTGCATGGCCCAGTCCGACGCGCCCTCCACCAGGAGGCGTGGCCCGAAGGACGTACCGTCGAAGTGCCGGTAGTAGAGGCGCTCCGTCTCGTCCTTGTAGACGAGGTCGATGCCGCCCTTCCCGTCCTCCACCGCGCTCAGCGCCGCGCCGTGGTAGATGCCGTCGGAGAACGCGTCGCGCACCGGCGACCACGTGTCCAGCGGGTCCGAGTCGTTGCGCACGCGCAGCCGCGTGGGCTCGAAGCCGTCGTGCATGGCGTAGAAGAAGACGAGCTTCGTCCCCACGCTCAAGAGCCGCCCACCCCCGCGGCGCTTCACCTGGCCCAGGTTCGGCTGGCGTACGAAGGTGGCGCCCCCATCCGTGGACGCCGTCACCACCGCCGTGGAGCTGCCGTCCGGCTCCAGGCGGAAGGCCTGCACCCACAGCCGCCCGTGCGAGTCCCGCGCCAGCAGCGCCCGCGAGAAGCCCGTGCTGTCGTCCGGCGTGTCCAACACGCGCACCGCCGGCTGCGGCACCCACGTGTCCGAGCCCGACTGGTAGCGCCACCACTGGAAGTACACGTCGTGCCGGCGCGACGGCGCCAGGCTGGGGCCCTCGTACGAATAGACGAGCGCCACGTCCCGCCCCACCGCGAGCAGCTCCGCCCGGTCCGTGTGCGTCGGGTCCGACTGCACGTCCGCCACGCGTCGCACGCTGCGAAGCGCGTCCTCGGAGCGGTAGAGCACCAGGCCCTTGCCGTCCCTGCCTCCGTGCTGGATGGCCACCAGCCACGTCGGCGGACGCCCGGAACCTGTCTCGATGCGAACAATGTGACGCTGGGCCGGGAGCGTGAGGGCATTGCCCCCGCTCACCGGAACCAGCGATGTGCCGCCCGCCGCCAACACCGTGGCGAGCAGGGCACCAGCCAGCCCCGTCATTCCTGTCCCCCTCCGTGTCAACTCCCCGGAGGGAAGCTAGGACGGGGGTGCAGGAACGGAAACCGGGTCAGAACAACCACACGGCCCCATACGCCGGGCCCGCCAGCCTGCCTGCCGCCCGGTACACGCCCCCTTCGAGGGGAGCGCGCCCGGGAGGAAGTGACTACTTCGTGCGACGACGCTTGGTGCCGGCGTCCGGAGCCGCGGTGCCGGCGTCGGCGCCGCCCGTGTCCCCGCCCGTCAGGCCACCGTCAGCGGCGATGCCACCGTCGCCCACGCCGGCATCCGCGCCAGCCGCACCGGCGCGCTGCACCGGGGGCGGCGGGTTGACCAGCGCCAGCGAGCCGAGGAACTCGTCCGAGCCCGGCGCGCCGATGCTCGGGTTGTAGAGGACGAGCATGGTGTAGAGGCGCGGGCCCACCAGGTAGTTGCGCGCCTTCACCTCGCCGTTGGGCGAGGACACCGTGTAGGACTTGCCGGGGTAGCCGTCGAGCGTGATTTCCTGCTCGTTGCTGACGGTGCCCTTGAGCTGGTTGTTGAGGCCGTCGCGGCCCTCGTTGAGGAAGGCCTCCGGAGGACGGGCGGCGACGACCTTCTCCGGGTAGTCCGCGATGCTGACGGAGAAGATGACGCCTTCCGGAGTCTGGAGCGAGTACGCCGCCGTGGCCACGTCGCCCGCGGGAATCGTGACCTTCTGCCGCTGGACCTGGGGCTGGCCGGGCATCTTCACCGAGAAGCCCTCTTCCGCGTTCACCGGCGTGAGCTGGGAGGCCGGGTCGGGCGTCGGGCCCCCCGTGTCACCGCCCTCGTTGGGCAGCTCCTCAATCGTGGAGGTGGCTTGCTGATTGTCGGTCTTCTGCTGACCGGCGCACGCGGCGGCAATCAGCGCGAGGGTGGCAACGGCGGCGAGGAGACGGGACAACGAGGGCATGGGCACGCTTCCTAAGTGAGGTTGAACGCGGTGCGTCGATGGACGCTAGACGAACTGCTTGCCTGCTGACTACCCGAGATTGAGGGGCTTGCCAGTTTCATTGCGACTTCTGCCGTCGGGGAGCGTCAGCGGGAGGACGTACCAGGAAGTCCCCCCGCGCCCCTATTCGCCCAGGTACGCGCGGCGGACTTCGGGGCTCTCCAGCAGCGCCTTGCCGGGCCCGGCCATCGCCACCTCGCCGGTCTCCAGCACGTAGCCATAGTGGGCGCAGTTGAGTGCCAGGTGGGCGTTCTGCTCCACCAGCAGCACGCTCACCCCCGTGGCGTTCACCTCGCGCAGGGTGCGGAAGATGGTCTCCGTCACCTGCGGCGCCAGGCCCAGCGAGGGCTCGTCCAGGAGCAGCAGCTGGGGCCGGCTCAGCAGCGCGCGGGCAATGGCCAGCATCTGCTGCTCGCCGCCGGACAGCGTGCCCGCCATCTGCTTGCGGCGCTCCTTGAGCACCGGGAAGAGCGTGAAGCCCTTCTCCATGTCCTGCTGGATGGCGGCCGTGTCCTTGCGCAGGTACGCGCCCAGCTCCAGGTTCTCCTGCACGGAGAGGTTGGGGAACACGCCCCGTCCCTCCGGCGCGTGCGCCATGCCGCGCGGCACCAGCTGGTGCGCCTTGAGGGACGTGGTGTCCTTGCCCTCCAGCGTAATCCGGCCGGCGCTGGGCTTGAGCATGCCGCTCACCGCGCGCAGGGTGCTCGTCTTGCCCGCGCCGTTGGCGCCGATGAGGGCCACCACCTCGCCCTTGCCCACCGTCAGCGACACACCCCTGAGCGCCTGGATGGCGCCGTAGTGCACCTTGATGCCGTCCACCGTCAGCAGCGGCGGGAAGGACTGACGCTCCCCGAGCTTCTTCACCTGCGCCTCGCTCACGCCGCCCCTCCGTGACTCTCCAGGTAGCTGTCACCCAGGTACGCCTCGATGACCTTCCTGTCGCTGCGAACCTGCGCCGGAGCCCCCCGGGCAATCGTCTCGCCGTGGTCCAGCACCGTAATCTGCTCGCAGATGCCCATGACCAGCTTCATGTCGTGCTCAATCACCAGCACGCCCAGCTGGAAGTCGTCCCGCAGCTTGCGGATGAGCACCATGAGGTCCGCCTTCTCGCGGGTGTTCATGCCCGCCGCCGGCTCGTCCAGCAGCAGCACCCGGGGCTTCGTGCCCAGCGCGCGGGCAATCTCCAGCCGGCGCTGCTCGCCATAGGGCAGGTTGCGCGCCTCCTCGTCGCGGCGGTGGGACAGGCCCATGACCTCGAGGAGATGCTCCGCCTGGCGCGTCAGCTCGCGCTCCTCCGCCTGGAAGTGCGGGGTGAGCAGCAGCGCCCGCCACCAGTCGCGGTAGTTGGCGACCGCGCCCTTCAGCTTCCCGCCCACGCCCAGGTCGTGCGGGTGCAGCGCGCCCTGCGCCCGGCACGCCACCTTCACGTTGTCCAGCGCGGTGAGCGCGCGGAACAGACGGATGTTCTGGAAGGTGCGCGCCAGGCCCAGGTGGTTGATTTGATGCGGCTTGCGCCCGTTCACCCGCTGCCCCGCCACGCGCACCTCGCCCTTCGTGGGCTGGTACACGCCGGTGAGCACGTTGAACGCGGTGGACTTGCCCGCGCCATTGGGGCCGATGAGGCCCAGCAAGTCCCCCTGGCGCACGGTGAGGGAGAAGTCCGTCAGCGCCTTGAGGCCGCCGAACTGGATGCTCACCCCGTCCGCCTGGAGCAGCGGGGCCCCGGCCTCTTGATTCGCCTGCACCGCCGCGCTCACGACAGCCCCCTGCGCCGGCGCGGAATCCACCGCGGCAGCACGTCCCAGAGTTCCCGGGTGCCGAACAGGCCCTGCGGCCGCGACAGCATCAGCACCACCAGCAGCAGGCCGTAGATGGGCATGCGAATCTGGTCCACCTTCTGCGCCAGGGTGCTCTCCGTGCCCAGCAGGTTGAACGCCGAGCGCAGCCCCTCCGGCAGCAGCGTGAGGAAGATGGCGGCGACGATGGCGCCCGTGGTGGAGCCCAGGCCTCCCAGCACCACCATGACGACGATTTCCATCGACTTCACGAAGGTGAAGGAGCCGGGGTTGATGATGGGCACGAAGTGGGCGAACAGCCCGCCGGCGATGCCCGCGAAGAACGAGGAGATGACGAACGAGCGGACCTTGTAGCCGGTGGTGTCCACGCCCATGGCCTCGGCGGCCACCTCGTCCTCACGGATGGCCCACAGGCTGCGGCCATGGCTGGAGCCGGCGATGCGCCGCGCCACCAGCACCACCAGGAAGACCCAGAAGTACACCATGTAGGGGGTGGAGACCTGGGGGATGCCGGACAGGCCCAGCGCGCGGCCGAACGCGTCCGTGTTCTGCACCACCACGCGGATGATTTCGCCGAAGCCCAGCGTGACAATCGCCAGGTAGTCGCCGCGCAGCCGCAGCGAGGGCAGGCCCACCAGGAAGCCACACGCCGCCGCGGCCAGGCCGCCCGCCAGCAGCGCCACGGTGAAGAACACCTGGTCGCTGACCGCCACCGGGAGGAAGGACAGCGCCACCTCCTTGAGGCTCAGCGACAGCACACCGGAGATGTACGCCCCCACCGCCATGAAGCCCGCGTGGCCGATGGAGAACTGGCCCGTCATCCCGTTCACGATGTTGAGGCTCACCGCGAGGATGATGTTCACCCCCATCACCGACAGGAGGTACACGGCGAAGGGGGACTCGTTGAGCAGCCAGTGGAACGCGGCCAGCACGGGCAGCGCCACCAGCACGGGGAAGATGCCGCGAAGCCAGGGAGGCAGGACCGAGTCGGCCTCGGGAGCGCGAAGCGCCGGGGTCTCCATCAGACCTTCTCCGCGGCGACACGGCCGAACAGGCCGCCCGGCTTCACCAGCAGCACCAGGATGAGGAAGCCGAAGGCCACCGCGTCACGCCAGGTGCTGGCCGCGTAGCCCACCACGAACTCCTCCACCAGCCCCAGCACCAGCGCGCCCACCACCGCGCCCGGCACGTGGCCGATGCCGCCAATCACCGCCGCCACGAAGGCCTTGAGGCCCACGTACAGCCCCATCAGCGGGCTCACCGACGTGTCCTTGATTGCGTAGAGCAGGCCCGCGCCGGCCGCCAGCGCGCTGCTGAGCATGAACGTCAGGGCAATCACCCGGTCCGTGGGGATGCCCATCAGCGCCGCCACGCGGTGGTCCCAGGACACCGCGCGCATCGCCCGGCCGAAGCGCGTGCGGAACACGAGGTACTGGAGCCCCACCATCAGCGCCACCGCGATGGCGAGGCTGATGACCTGCCAGTTCCACACGACGACGTCGCGGTCGCCGATGACAATCCACTCCTTCGGCTCGATGACCTCCGGGAAGGCGCGCGGGGACGCGCCCGGCAGGAAGCCGATGTCGAGCTGGAAGCCGTAGGACAGCGCGAAGGAGATGCCGATGGCGGTGATGAGCGCCGTCAGGCGGGGCTTCTCGCGCAGCGGCCGGTAGGCGAAGCGCTCGATGAGGAAGCCGAGCAGCCCGCAGCCCAGCATGGCCACCGCGAAGATGATCGCCACGCCCAGGAGCGAGCCGCGGACCTCGCGACCGAGCGCGAAGGCGGTGGCGTAGCCCATGTAGACGCCGACCATCATGACGTCGCCATGGGCGAAGTTGATGAGCTTGAGGACGCCGTACACCATCGTGTAGCCGAGCGCGACGAGCGCGTAGATGGTGCCGGCGGCCAGGCCGTTGATGAGGTGCTGGAGGAGCTGCGCCATTAGGGGTTGATGGTGGTGACGTACTGCGTCTTGCCGTCCCCGACCTTCAGGACGACCGCGGACTTCACGGCGTTGCGCTTGTTGTCCAGGGTGATGGTGCCCGCCACGCCC
Above is a genomic segment from Pyxidicoccus trucidator containing:
- a CDS encoding methyltransferase domain-containing protein is translated as MWDPTQYSQFRDERKRPFFELLMRVDVDAPAHVADLGCGTGDLTRVLAGRWKDARVYGVDSSDAMVEEARRRPPPESLRFEVADLAGWEPPAPLDVLVSNAALHWVPAHDALLARLVAKLAPGGVLAFQVPANFEAPSHRHIDEVRALPRFAAKLEAVRRGHAESLATYEALLSGLGLTVDAWETAYLHVLPGEDAVLEWLLGTTLRPVLAALGQEEGRAFLDTLRPLLRQSYPKHERGTPFLFTRRFVVARRGR
- a CDS encoding sialidase family protein — protein: MTGLAGALLATVLAAGGTSLVPVSGGNALTLPAQRHIVRIETGSGRPPTWLVAIQHGGRDGKGLVLYRSEDALRSVRRVADVQSDPTHTDRAELLAVGRDVALVYSYEGPSLAPSRRHDVYFQWWRYQSGSDTWVPQPAVRVLDTPDDSTGFSRALLARDSHGRLWVQAFRLEPDGSSTAVVTASTDGGATFVRQPNLGQVKRRGGGRLLSVGTKLVFFYAMHDGFEPTRLRVRNDSDPLDTWSPVRDAFSDGIYHGAALSAVEDGKGGIDLVYKDETERLYYRHFDGTSFGPRLLVEGASDWAMQAATTRIGDTLYVFYNRMRVLNEHYELRVRVLRDGVLGSAVTLDGDTTFKGYLNAVDVLPAESTEVPCLYGNAPDAASWGTVSRVALSVTPQPPPDGGSDGGTPDGGSGSDGGTPGTDGGTGTDGGTPGTDGGTGTDGGTPGTDGGTDTDGGTPPPDGGTSGSFTLEPVHTNTTHEVLAVDGAGTVYALALDGGRSNLVASTDGGRTFTARGQNGGNLWVVAAMKNGTLLAVASRSGVYQLQRSTDGGRTWGNAVSLGSYRAYGPRSFAELGSTFFFLEYQTFTSANAPTRLWASTDGGATWTVRSTLTAHRHGYSLFTEPTTGALWATLGSSKSQSAVLRSTDGGRNWTSIFGGYAANGVAGGVQADGSLLLGQSTLYEPEHPKLLRLFPSGRVDALLELPGPAYSLLPVPGGGWAMGTGWASAGDIHAPGDVYARLFTSGDGVTWREALRYERLSSTAFALADVWGVLPSGDLVVRMDNVRGFGTSGRGFQVLRVKR
- a CDS encoding ABC transporter ATP-binding protein — its product is MSEAQVKKLGERQSFPPLLTVDGIKVHYGAIQALRGVSLTVGKGEVVALIGANGAGKTSTLRAVSGMLKPSAGRITLEGKDTTSLKAHQLVPRGMAHAPEGRGVFPNLSVQENLELGAYLRKDTAAIQQDMEKGFTLFPVLKERRKQMAGTLSGGEQQMLAIARALLSRPQLLLLDEPSLGLAPQVTETIFRTLREVNATGVSVLLVEQNAHLALNCAHYGYVLETGEVAMAGPGKALLESPEVRRAYLGE
- a CDS encoding ABC transporter ATP-binding protein; translation: MSAAVQANQEAGAPLLQADGVSIQFGGLKALTDFSLTVRQGDLLGLIGPNGAGKSTAFNVLTGVYQPTKGEVRVAGQRVNGRKPHQINHLGLARTFQNIRLFRALTALDNVKVACRAQGALHPHDLGVGGKLKGAVANYRDWWRALLLTPHFQAEERELTRQAEHLLEVMGLSHRRDEEARNLPYGEQRRLEIARALGTKPRVLLLDEPAAGMNTREKADLMVLIRKLRDDFQLGVLVIEHDMKLVMGICEQITVLDHGETIARGAPAQVRSDRKVIEAYLGDSYLESHGGAA
- a CDS encoding branched-chain amino acid ABC transporter permease, with translation METPALRAPEADSVLPPWLRGIFPVLVALPVLAAFHWLLNESPFAVYLLSVMGVNIILAVSLNIVNGMTGQFSIGHAGFMAVGAYISGVLSLSLKEVALSFLPVAVSDQVFFTVALLAGGLAAAACGFLVGLPSLRLRGDYLAIVTLGFGEIIRVVVQNTDAFGRALGLSGIPQVSTPYMVYFWVFLVVLVARRIAGSSHGRSLWAIREDEVAAEAMGVDTTGYKVRSFVISSFFAGIAGGLFAHFVPIINPGSFTFVKSMEIVVMVVLGGLGSTTGAIVAAIFLTLLPEGLRSAFNLLGTESTLAQKVDQIRMPIYGLLLVVLMLSRPQGLFGTRELWDVLPRWIPRRRRGLS
- a CDS encoding branched-chain amino acid ABC transporter permease; translated protein: MAQLLQHLINGLAAGTIYALVALGYTMVYGVLKLINFAHGDVMMVGVYMGYATAFALGREVRGSLLGVAIIFAVAMLGCGLLGFLIERFAYRPLREKPRLTALITAIGISFALSYGFQLDIGFLPGASPRAFPEVIEPKEWIVIGDRDVVVWNWQVISLAIAVALMVGLQYLVFRTRFGRAMRAVSWDHRVAALMGIPTDRVIALTFMLSSALAAGAGLLYAIKDTSVSPLMGLYVGLKAFVAAVIGGIGHVPGAVVGALVLGLVEEFVVGYAASTWRDAVAFGFLILVLLVKPGGLFGRVAAEKV